One Aliidongia dinghuensis DNA window includes the following coding sequences:
- a CDS encoding quinone oxidoreductase family protein: MTTVTKAIQMSEVGPADRLRLVDLPVAAPGPGELLIRQTAIGINYVDVYHRQGRYPLPLPAVPGVEAAGVVEAVGSSDTGFAVGQRVAYATFPAGAYAGHRVMPANRVVAVPDGVDDRTAAAALFAGLTAHYLIHRAYPVRAGDCVLFHAAAGGVGLIAGQWLKALGARAIGTVGSAAKRAVARDHGYDEVLVLGEDDVPARVRAATGGRGVPVVFDSVGRDTIDLSLDSLAPHGMLVSFGTASGFVPPIEIETLRAKGSLQVSAPTYGTYLATRADLEAGSAALFAMLARGAIRVEIGGIYPLAEAARAHADLEGRRTTGSLLLIP; the protein is encoded by the coding sequence ATGACCACCGTCACCAAGGCCATCCAGATGAGCGAGGTCGGCCCGGCCGACCGGCTCCGTCTCGTCGATCTGCCGGTTGCAGCACCCGGCCCCGGCGAGCTCTTGATCCGCCAGACTGCGATCGGCATCAACTATGTCGACGTCTATCATCGCCAGGGCAGGTACCCGCTGCCGCTGCCGGCGGTGCCGGGCGTCGAGGCGGCGGGTGTGGTCGAGGCGGTCGGCTCGTCCGACACCGGCTTCGCGGTCGGCCAGCGCGTCGCCTATGCGACCTTCCCGGCCGGTGCCTATGCGGGCCATCGCGTCATGCCGGCCAACCGGGTCGTGGCAGTGCCTGACGGGGTCGACGACCGCACGGCGGCTGCTGCCCTCTTCGCCGGCCTCACGGCCCATTACCTGATCCACCGGGCCTATCCGGTGCGCGCTGGTGACTGCGTGCTGTTCCATGCCGCGGCCGGCGGCGTCGGCCTCATCGCCGGGCAATGGCTGAAGGCGCTCGGCGCACGCGCGATCGGCACGGTCGGCTCAGCCGCCAAGCGGGCGGTCGCGCGCGATCATGGCTATGACGAAGTGCTGGTGTTGGGCGAGGACGACGTGCCGGCCCGGGTGCGTGCCGCGACGGGAGGCCGCGGCGTGCCGGTCGTGTTCGATTCGGTCGGCCGCGACACGATCGATCTGTCGCTCGACAGCCTGGCACCGCACGGCATGCTCGTCAGCTTCGGCACCGCGTCCGGTTTCGTGCCGCCTATTGAGATCGAGACCCTGCGCGCCAAGGGGTCGCTCCAGGTCTCGGCGCCGACCTACGGCACCTATCTCGCGACGCGCGCCGATCTCGAGGCTGGTTCGGCAGCACTCTTCGCCATGCTCGCGCGCGGCGCCATCCGCGTCGAGATCGGCGGGATCTATCCGCTCGCCGAGGCGGCGCGGGCGCATGCCGATCTTGAAGGGCGGCGCACGACTGGCTCGCTGCTGCTGATCCCCTAA
- a CDS encoding transglutaminase family protein: MSTQLTVRHRTVYRYANPVTLGEHRLMCRPRDSHDLRLVETGLTISPPAQVRWIHDVFGNSIVIASFTTPTTELVIESSFTAEHFPIGAQDFVLEPYAELYPFSYAADEVPDLGRTDERHYPDPEHQVDAWARRFVTGQGGAAPRTMDVLLAITRAIRNEFSYCRREEMGTQTPTETLDLGSGSCRDFALFMMEAVRSLGFAARFVSGYLYDEALVGASGGLVGGGATHAWVQVYLPGAGWVEFDPTNALAGGCNLIRVAVARDASQAVPLSGSYTGNAEDFYGMEVEVEVTAG, encoded by the coding sequence ATGTCGACACAGCTGACGGTCCGGCATCGGACGGTCTATCGCTACGCCAATCCGGTGACCCTGGGCGAGCATCGCCTGATGTGCCGCCCGCGCGACAGCCACGATCTGCGCCTCGTCGAGACCGGCCTCACGATCTCGCCGCCAGCGCAGGTCCGCTGGATCCATGACGTGTTCGGCAACTCGATCGTGATCGCGAGCTTCACCACGCCCACGACCGAGCTTGTCATCGAGTCGAGCTTCACTGCCGAACATTTCCCGATCGGCGCGCAGGATTTCGTGCTTGAGCCCTATGCCGAGCTCTATCCGTTCAGCTATGCCGCCGACGAGGTGCCGGATCTCGGCCGGACCGACGAGCGGCACTACCCCGACCCCGAGCACCAGGTCGACGCCTGGGCACGCCGCTTCGTCACCGGCCAGGGCGGCGCCGCTCCCCGGACCATGGACGTGCTGCTCGCCATCACCCGCGCGATCCGGAACGAGTTCAGCTATTGCCGGCGCGAGGAGATGGGTACCCAGACGCCGACCGAGACGCTCGACCTCGGCAGCGGCAGCTGCCGGGACTTCGCGCTGTTCATGATGGAGGCTGTGCGCAGCCTGGGCTTCGCCGCGCGCTTCGTATCCGGCTATCTCTATGACGAGGCGCTCGTCGGCGCCTCCGGCGGCCTGGTTGGCGGCGGTGCCACCCATGCCTGGGTGCAAGTCTATCTGCCCGGCGCCGGCTGGGTCGAATTCGACCCGACCAACGCGCTCGCCGGCGGGTGCAACCTGATCCGCGTCGCGGTCGCCCGCGACGCGTCCCAGGCCGTGCCCTTGAGCGGCAGCTATACCGGCAACGCCGAGGACTTCTACGGCATGGAGGTCGAAGTCGAGGTCACTGCCGGTTAG
- a CDS encoding GlsB/YeaQ/YmgE family stress response membrane protein, with translation MSVVVWLALGLGLGWLASLVAGNGASRPTYLTLGAIGALAGGFLFALFGGLGLTGPGIIAVVIGASLVLTLYLGIRRRA, from the coding sequence ATGTCGGTTGTCGTCTGGCTGGCCCTGGGCTTGGGCCTGGGGTGGCTCGCGAGCCTCGTCGCCGGCAATGGTGCCAGCCGCCCGACCTACCTCACCCTGGGCGCGATCGGCGCGCTCGCGGGCGGCTTCCTGTTCGCGCTGTTCGGCGGCTTGGGCCTAACCGGCCCGGGGATCATCGCCGTCGTGATCGGCGCGAGCCTCGTGCTCACACTCTATCTGGGCATCCGCCGCCGCGCCTGA
- a CDS encoding ABCB family ABC transporter ATP-binding protein/permease — MRDRIRTISTEPRAPAASFSAQFAVLRHLSPHLWPRHEPELRLRVLAALALIVAGKLATVAIPLIYKQAVDALSLAAQPLVLVPVALIIFYGLARVAAQAAGELRELVFAKVAQRAIRRIALEVFRHLHALSLRFHLERQTGGLSRSIERGTTGIEYLLSFTLFNIGPTLLEILLVSAILWRRYDARFMLATLATIVAYVAWTIGITQWRVRFRREMNERDGEANARAIDSLLNYETVKYFSNEAHEARRFDLAKQAFERAAVRSQTSLSLLNLGQGLIISSGLVLMMILAGAGVAQHRLTVGDFVLVNSYLLQLYQPLNILGMVYRNIKQSLIDVEAMYRLLHEPAEVEDRAGAPELVVARGGRVRFERVSFAYDPRRPILDEVSFEVPAGQTVAIVGPSGGGKSTIARLLFRFYDVTGGSIEIDGQDLRDVTQGSLRRAIGVVPQDTVLFNDTIRYNIAYGRPDASEAEIIEAARLARIHDFVARLPDGYETRVGERGLKLSGGEKQRVAIARVILKAPAILIFDEATSALDSATEQEIQASLRQVSTDHTTVVIAHRLSTVVDADEILVLDHGRIIERGRHGELLRLGGAYAAMWARQRRAAEREAALAEIAAEIQD, encoded by the coding sequence ATGCGAGACCGAATTCGAACCATTTCCACGGAACCCCGCGCGCCGGCCGCCTCGTTCAGCGCGCAGTTCGCGGTGCTGCGCCACCTCTCGCCCCATCTCTGGCCGAGGCACGAACCCGAGCTTAGGCTGCGGGTCCTGGCGGCACTCGCCCTCATCGTCGCGGGCAAGCTCGCCACCGTCGCGATCCCGCTCATCTACAAGCAGGCGGTCGACGCGCTCTCCCTCGCCGCGCAGCCGCTGGTCCTGGTGCCGGTGGCACTCATTATCTTCTACGGCCTCGCCCGTGTCGCGGCCCAGGCGGCGGGCGAGCTGCGCGAGCTGGTGTTCGCCAAGGTGGCACAGAGGGCGATCCGGCGGATCGCCCTCGAAGTGTTCCGCCATCTCCACGCGCTGTCGCTGCGCTTCCACCTGGAGCGGCAAACAGGCGGCCTCAGCCGCTCGATCGAGCGCGGCACCACGGGCATCGAATATCTCCTGTCCTTCACGCTCTTCAACATCGGGCCGACGCTGCTCGAGATCCTGCTGGTCTCGGCCATCCTGTGGCGCCGCTACGACGCGCGCTTCATGCTGGCCACGCTTGCGACCATCGTCGCCTATGTCGCCTGGACCATCGGCATCACCCAGTGGCGCGTGCGCTTCCGCCGCGAGATGAACGAGCGCGACGGCGAGGCCAACGCGCGCGCGATCGACAGTCTCCTGAACTATGAGACGGTCAAGTATTTCTCGAACGAGGCGCACGAGGCCCGGCGCTTCGACCTGGCAAAGCAGGCGTTCGAGCGCGCGGCCGTGCGCAGCCAGACCTCGCTGTCGCTGCTCAATCTCGGCCAGGGCCTGATCATCTCGAGCGGGCTCGTGCTGATGATGATCCTGGCCGGTGCGGGCGTCGCCCAGCATCGGCTGACGGTCGGCGACTTCGTACTGGTCAACAGCTACCTGCTGCAGCTCTACCAGCCGCTCAATATCCTGGGCATGGTCTACCGCAACATCAAACAGTCGCTGATCGACGTCGAGGCCATGTACCGGCTGCTCCATGAGCCGGCCGAGGTCGAGGACCGAGCGGGCGCGCCGGAGCTCGTCGTCGCCCGCGGCGGCCGCGTCCGGTTCGAGCGGGTGAGCTTCGCCTATGATCCGCGCCGGCCGATCCTGGACGAGGTCTCGTTCGAGGTGCCGGCCGGCCAGACCGTCGCGATCGTCGGCCCGTCCGGCGGCGGCAAGTCGACCATCGCGCGTCTCCTGTTCCGCTTCTACGACGTGACCGGCGGGTCGATCGAGATCGACGGCCAGGACCTGCGCGACGTCACCCAGGGCTCGCTGCGCCGGGCGATCGGCGTCGTGCCGCAGGACACGGTGCTGTTCAACGACACGATCCGCTACAACATCGCCTATGGCCGCCCGGACGCGAGCGAGGCCGAGATCATCGAGGCGGCCCGGCTCGCCCGGATCCATGATTTCGTCGCCCGCCTGCCGGATGGCTACGAGACGCGGGTCGGCGAACGGGGCCTCAAGCTCTCGGGCGGCGAGAAGCAGCGCGTCGCGATCGCGCGCGTCATCCTGAAGGCGCCGGCGATCCTGATCTTCGACGAGGCGACGAGTGCGCTCGACAGCGCCACCGAACAGGAGATTCAGGCGAGCCTGCGCCAGGTCTCGACCGATCACACGACCGTCGTCATCGCCCATCGCCTCTCGACCGTCGTCGATGCCGACGAGATCCTGGTGCTCGACCACGGCCGGATCATCGAGCGCGGCCGGCACGGCGAGCTGCTGCGGCTCGGCGGCGCCTATGCCGCCATGTGGGCGCGGCAGCGGCGGGCCGCCGAACGCGAGGCGGCACTTGCCGAAATCGCCGCCGAAATCCAGGATTGA
- a CDS encoding MFS transporter → MLIMLLVVFTDLVGFGVIIPLLPFYGEHFGAAPLAVTMLLATYSGLQLVAAPLWGRLSDRIGRRPIVLVSTATSVAAYLWLAHADALWMLFAARALQGISAGNISVAQAYIADVTAPENRAKGMGLMGAALGLGFIVGPAIGGALAGGDPNAITVALPAYAAAGFSALALVLATLLLKESLPPERRAEAARHRIGRIAQIRSAFARPNLRRLMTLFFTTTFAFAGMETTFALWALARFGWGPRQVGELFAMVGIVLVLIQGGLIGRLTKRFGEPRMLLAGTITIAIGLALLAAAMTPIVGIGASSLLALGMGMAQPSTTSLISREARATEQGGILGVNQSVGSLARLLGPAVAGSAFSLGGPSAPYILGAALMLVSSWLATRVLRRHRATEHAALAL, encoded by the coding sequence ATGCTGATCATGCTTCTGGTCGTCTTTACCGACCTCGTCGGATTTGGCGTCATCATCCCCCTGCTGCCGTTCTACGGCGAACATTTCGGCGCGGCGCCCCTGGCGGTGACGATGCTGCTCGCAACCTATTCCGGGCTGCAGCTCGTCGCGGCGCCGCTATGGGGCCGCTTGAGCGACCGGATCGGCCGGCGGCCGATCGTGCTGGTCAGCACGGCGACCTCGGTCGCCGCCTATTTGTGGCTGGCGCATGCCGATGCGCTCTGGATGCTGTTCGCCGCCCGCGCGCTGCAGGGCATCAGCGCCGGCAACATCTCGGTGGCACAAGCCTATATCGCCGACGTGACGGCGCCGGAGAACCGGGCCAAAGGCATGGGCCTGATGGGGGCGGCGCTGGGCCTGGGCTTCATCGTCGGCCCGGCGATCGGCGGCGCGCTTGCAGGCGGAGATCCGAACGCCATCACCGTGGCGCTGCCGGCCTATGCCGCCGCCGGCTTTTCGGCGCTGGCGCTGGTGCTGGCCACCTTGCTGCTCAAGGAATCGCTGCCGCCGGAACGGCGGGCCGAGGCGGCCCGGCATCGGATCGGCCGGATCGCCCAGATCCGTAGCGCCTTCGCCCGGCCGAACCTGCGCCGGCTCATGACCCTGTTCTTCACCACGACCTTCGCCTTCGCCGGCATGGAGACGACCTTCGCGCTCTGGGCGCTCGCCCGCTTCGGCTGGGGACCGCGCCAGGTCGGCGAACTCTTCGCCATGGTCGGCATCGTGCTCGTGCTGATCCAGGGCGGCCTCATCGGCCGACTGACCAAGCGCTTCGGCGAGCCGCGCATGCTGCTCGCCGGCACCATCACGATTGCGATCGGCCTGGCGCTGCTCGCCGCCGCCATGACGCCGATCGTCGGCATCGGCGCCTCGTCGCTGCTGGCCCTCGGCATGGGCATGGCGCAGCCGTCCACGACCAGCCTGATCTCGCGCGAGGCACGCGCGACCGAGCAGGGCGGCATCCTCGGCGTCAACCAGTCCGTGGGCTCGCTCGCCCGGCTGCTGGGCCCCGCCGTCGCCGGCTCGGCCTTTTCGCTCGGCGGTCCGTCGGCACCTTATATACTGGGTGCTGCCCTGATGCTGGTCTCGTCCTGGCTCGCGACCCGGGTGCTGCGCCGGCATCGCGCGACGGAGCACGCCGCGTTGGCACTCTGA